From Camelus dromedarius isolate mCamDro1 chromosome 23, mCamDro1.pat, whole genome shotgun sequence, a single genomic window includes:
- the LOC135319019 gene encoding uncharacterized protein LOC135319019 isoform X1 has product MSVTSLSLPHLLLQIEQDPGGSTKPVPSAILCVMSCDPVDAQHPPAEETDCLRYMKGEDTYYPHGAQVGLRVCCLYSRWARVALGIPVPEFLQYTRCLFPNLQNWNDVNHPAVHSMVHPRLELSGSKSISEGTYLKRNGFPDSEGQRKHQPGLEKENSISEPVLGDLTEITLVAQASDREHVPSCSQPQTSTDASYTGKDPGLGGCWPPEIRQMLDSSLTTGSGQDVLRGRRQPPRQRRRGLSLASRSICSHLNICCPSFAGRPSPVYPSPGR; this is encoded by the exons atgtctgtgacctcactctcgctgccccacctcttattacag attgaacaggatccagggggaagtaccaagcctgtcccatcggccatcctgtgtgtcatgtcctgtgacccagtggatgctcagcac cctccagctgaagaaacagattgccttaggtacatgaaaggtgaggacacctactatccccatggagcGCAGGTGGGGCTgagagtctgctgtttgtacagccggtgggctcgtgttgctttgggcatccctgtgcctgaattcctgcagtacactcggtg cctgtttcctaatctgcaaaactggaatgatgttaaccatcccgcag tgcattccatggtgcatcctcgcctagaattgagtggaagcaagtccatctcagaagggacatacctgaagagaaatggctttccagactctgaagggcagagaaagcaccagcctgggttagagaaag agaacagcatctctgagcccgtcctgggtgacctcacagagatcaccctagtggcccaggctagtgaccgggaacatgtaccttcctgcagccaaccccagacgtccactgatgcatcatatactggcaaagat cctggcctgggggggtgttggccgccggagattcgccagatgttggactccag cttaaccaccggaagtgggcaggatgtgctgagggggcggaggcagccgccaaggcagcgacggagggggctgtccctggccagccggtcaatttgttcccatctcaacatttgctgtcccagtttcgcaggacgcccttctccagtttatccttctcctgggag gtga
- the LOC135319019 gene encoding uncharacterized protein LOC135319019 isoform X2: protein MSCDPVDAQHPPAEETDCLRYMKGEDTYYPHGAQVGLRVCCLYSRWARVALGIPVPEFLQYTRCLFPNLQNWNDVNHPAVHSMVHPRLELSGSKSISEGTYLKRNGFPDSEGQRKHQPGLEKENSISEPVLGDLTEITLVAQASDREHVPSCSQPQTSTDASYTGKDPGLGGCWPPEIRQMLDSSLTTGSGQDVLRGRRQPPRQRRRGLSLASRSICSHLNICCPSFAGRPSPVYPSPGR from the exons atgtcctgtgacccagtggatgctcagcac cctccagctgaagaaacagattgccttaggtacatgaaaggtgaggacacctactatccccatggagcGCAGGTGGGGCTgagagtctgctgtttgtacagccggtgggctcgtgttgctttgggcatccctgtgcctgaattcctgcagtacactcggtg cctgtttcctaatctgcaaaactggaatgatgttaaccatcccgcag tgcattccatggtgcatcctcgcctagaattgagtggaagcaagtccatctcagaagggacatacctgaagagaaatggctttccagactctgaagggcagagaaagcaccagcctgggttagagaaag agaacagcatctctgagcccgtcctgggtgacctcacagagatcaccctagtggcccaggctagtgaccgggaacatgtaccttcctgcagccaaccccagacgtccactgatgcatcatatactggcaaagat cctggcctgggggggtgttggccgccggagattcgccagatgttggactccag cttaaccaccggaagtgggcaggatgtgctgagggggcggaggcagccgccaaggcagcgacggagggggctgtccctggccagccggtcaatttgttcccatctcaacatttgctgtcccagtttcgcaggacgcccttctccagtttatccttctcctgggag gtga
- the LOC135319019 gene encoding uncharacterized protein LOC135319019 isoform X5: protein MSVTSLSLPHLLLQIEQDPGGSTKPVPSAILCVMSCDPVDAQHPPAEETDCLRYMKVHSMVHPRLELSGSKSISEGTYLKRNGFPDSEGQRKHQPGLEKENSISEPVLGDLTEITLVAQASDREHVPSCSQPQTSTDASYTGKDPGLGGCWPPEIRQMLDSSLTTGSGQDVLRGRRQPPRQRRRGLSLASRSICSHLNICCPSFAGRPSPVYPSPGR from the exons atgtctgtgacctcactctcgctgccccacctcttattacag attgaacaggatccagggggaagtaccaagcctgtcccatcggccatcctgtgtgtcatgtcctgtgacccagtggatgctcagcac cctccagctgaagaaacagattgccttaggtacatgaaag tgcattccatggtgcatcctcgcctagaattgagtggaagcaagtccatctcagaagggacatacctgaagagaaatggctttccagactctgaagggcagagaaagcaccagcctgggttagagaaag agaacagcatctctgagcccgtcctgggtgacctcacagagatcaccctagtggcccaggctagtgaccgggaacatgtaccttcctgcagccaaccccagacgtccactgatgcatcatatactggcaaagat cctggcctgggggggtgttggccgccggagattcgccagatgttggactccag cttaaccaccggaagtgggcaggatgtgctgagggggcggaggcagccgccaaggcagcgacggagggggctgtccctggccagccggtcaatttgttcccatctcaacatttgctgtcccagtttcgcaggacgcccttctccagtttatccttctcctgggag gtga
- the LOC135319019 gene encoding uncharacterized protein LOC135319019 isoform X4: MSVTSLSLPHLLLQIEQDPGGSTKPVPSAILCVMSCDPVDAQHPPAEETDCLRYMKGEDTYYPHGAQVGLRVCCLYSRWARVALGIPVPEFLQYTRCLFPNLQNWNDVNHPAVHSMVHPRLELSGSKSISEGTYLKRNGFPDSEGQRKHQPGLEKENSISEPVLGDLTEITLVAQASDREHVPSCSQPQTSTDASYTGKDPGLGGCWPPEIRQMLDSR; this comes from the exons atgtctgtgacctcactctcgctgccccacctcttattacag attgaacaggatccagggggaagtaccaagcctgtcccatcggccatcctgtgtgtcatgtcctgtgacccagtggatgctcagcac cctccagctgaagaaacagattgccttaggtacatgaaaggtgaggacacctactatccccatggagcGCAGGTGGGGCTgagagtctgctgtttgtacagccggtgggctcgtgttgctttgggcatccctgtgcctgaattcctgcagtacactcggtg cctgtttcctaatctgcaaaactggaatgatgttaaccatcccgcag tgcattccatggtgcatcctcgcctagaattgagtggaagcaagtccatctcagaagggacatacctgaagagaaatggctttccagactctgaagggcagagaaagcaccagcctgggttagagaaag agaacagcatctctgagcccgtcctgggtgacctcacagagatcaccctagtggcccaggctagtgaccgggaacatgtaccttcctgcagccaaccccagacgtccactgatgcatcatatactggcaaagat cctggcctgggggggtgttggccgccggagattcgccagatgttggactccag gtga
- the LOC135319019 gene encoding uncharacterized protein LOC135319019 isoform X3, with protein MSVTSLSLPHLLLQIEQDPGGSTKPVPSAILCVMSCDPVDAQHPPAEETDCLRYMKGEDTYYPHGAQVGLRVCCLYSRWARVALGIPVPEFLQYTRCLFPNLQNWNDVNHPAVHSMVHPRLELSGSKSISEGTYLKRNGFPDSEGQRKHQPGLEKENSISEPVLGDLTEITLVAQASDREHVPSCSQPQTSTDASYTGKDPGLGGCWPPEIRQMLDSRGGFCCRRGGTPVSR; from the exons atgtctgtgacctcactctcgctgccccacctcttattacag attgaacaggatccagggggaagtaccaagcctgtcccatcggccatcctgtgtgtcatgtcctgtgacccagtggatgctcagcac cctccagctgaagaaacagattgccttaggtacatgaaaggtgaggacacctactatccccatggagcGCAGGTGGGGCTgagagtctgctgtttgtacagccggtgggctcgtgttgctttgggcatccctgtgcctgaattcctgcagtacactcggtg cctgtttcctaatctgcaaaactggaatgatgttaaccatcccgcag tgcattccatggtgcatcctcgcctagaattgagtggaagcaagtccatctcagaagggacatacctgaagagaaatggctttccagactctgaagggcagagaaagcaccagcctgggttagagaaag agaacagcatctctgagcccgtcctgggtgacctcacagagatcaccctagtggcccaggctagtgaccgggaacatgtaccttcctgcagccaaccccagacgtccactgatgcatcatatactggcaaagat cctggcctgggggggtgttggccgccggagattcgccagatgttggactccag gggcggcttctgctgccgtagaggcgggacgccggtctccag gtga